A genomic stretch from bacterium includes:
- a CDS encoding nucleoside monophosphate kinase, giving the protein MSTPSTPRSLVRVETIALRGPGVVILTGPSSCGKGEVAAALCDLISIDPARHLSMGEILRSTIGRSKRDPGFAKLLAEKYALAADVSIFDCIDTNDELTEKVKRHLPDLERHFGRTPSRFISDEVSGTPEVSQLDWLEFCTSRGLLIPNRWTQDLISAEIDRALTEAKGAGESESPFILDGYPRTVTAAQHLLGFLGQVDVPVLKVLHLSISKAEMSARAGKRGREDDNEEALRRRFEFYVDNVQPSVDYLKTELGGDRIALIDAHQPAWDEVGGERVFDLHRSIDNVVSSALRALGVPGVIVRDLLEGRREERLAAEADG; this is encoded by the coding sequence ATGAGCACGCCCAGTACCCCGCGTTCCCTGGTCCGCGTCGAGACGATCGCGCTCCGAGGACCCGGCGTGGTGATCCTGACCGGGCCTTCGAGCTGCGGGAAGGGCGAGGTTGCGGCGGCGCTCTGCGATCTGATCTCGATCGATCCCGCTCGCCATCTGTCGATGGGCGAGATCCTTCGCTCGACGATCGGCCGGTCGAAGCGCGATCCGGGCTTCGCCAAGCTCCTCGCCGAGAAATACGCCCTCGCCGCCGACGTCAGCATCTTCGACTGCATCGATACGAACGACGAGCTGACCGAGAAGGTGAAGCGCCACCTGCCCGACCTCGAGCGTCACTTCGGGCGGACGCCGAGCCGCTTCATCTCGGACGAGGTGAGCGGGACGCCGGAAGTGAGTCAGCTGGACTGGCTCGAGTTCTGTACGTCGCGCGGCCTCCTGATCCCGAACCGCTGGACCCAGGACCTGATCTCGGCGGAGATCGACCGAGCGCTCACCGAGGCGAAGGGCGCCGGCGAGTCCGAATCGCCCTTCATCCTCGACGGCTATCCGCGGACCGTGACTGCGGCGCAGCATCTGCTCGGCTTCCTCGGGCAGGTCGACGTGCCGGTGCTCAAGGTCCTCCATCTCTCGATCAGCAAGGCGGAGATGAGCGCCCGGGCGGGCAAGCGGGGGCGCGAGGACGACAACGAAGAGGCACTCCGCCGTCGTTTCGAGTTCTACGTCGACAACGTGCAGCCGTCGGTCGACTACCTGAAGACGGAGCTCGGCGGCGATCGCATCGCGCTGATCGACGCCCACCAGCCGGCTTGGGACGAGGTCGGCGGCGAGCGGGTCTTCGATCTCCATCGGTCGATCGACAACGTCGTGTCGTCGGCGCTCCGCGCTCTGGGCGTGCCCGGCGTGATCGTGCGCGACCTGCTCGAAGGGCGTCGCGAGGAGCGCCTCGCGGCCGAGGCCGATGGCTGA
- a CDS encoding TetR/AcrR family transcriptional regulator, producing the protein MLAEPRTRDLEALPKAERTRLRLTQAVRDEIESTGSFTAELAARRAGSATATFYNHFPSKELALEAVYAELMDELVASVEGMLRIERVLELGLEAFVGEWVLEVASFFRRNARVFSAAQVALPDSKSMRDVFREREARALETYARFVRLGQAARVIRDGDVAAMAQVMMVTSEGWLHPSVQTIAAGDAFHAELTGSVVRMLEPGREDA; encoded by the coding sequence ATGCTCGCCGAACCCCGGACACGCGACCTCGAAGCCCTGCCGAAGGCGGAGCGGACCCGCCTGCGCCTGACCCAGGCCGTGCGCGACGAGATCGAATCGACCGGTTCCTTCACGGCCGAACTGGCCGCGCGGCGGGCGGGGAGCGCGACGGCGACCTTCTACAACCACTTTCCGTCGAAGGAGCTGGCCCTCGAGGCCGTCTACGCGGAGCTGATGGACGAGCTCGTCGCGTCGGTCGAGGGGATGCTGCGGATCGAGCGGGTCCTCGAGCTCGGTCTCGAGGCGTTCGTCGGCGAGTGGGTGCTCGAGGTCGCGTCCTTCTTTCGGCGGAACGCCCGCGTCTTCAGCGCGGCGCAGGTGGCGCTCCCGGATTCGAAGTCGATGCGCGACGTCTTCCGCGAGCGGGAGGCGAGGGCGCTCGAGACCTACGCGCGCTTCGTCCGGCTCGGGCAGGCCGCGCGCGTGATCCGGGACGGGGACGTCGCGGCGATGGCGCAGGTCATGATGGTGACGAGCGAGGGTTGGCTGCATCCCTCGGTGCAGACGATCGCGGCGGGGGACGCCTTCCACGCGGAGCTGACCGGCTCCGTCGTGCGGATGCTCGAGCCCGGTCGGGAGGACGCTTGA
- a CDS encoding carotenoid oxygenase family protein — protein sequence MKTEIHERFESNLPADDDHPYRTGAWRPQTTEYDAWDLEVEGEIPRDLAGVYLRNTENPLLTPIERYHPFDGDGMLHGVAFADGEAVYRNRFVRTDGFRAEREAGESLFAGAAENPKLARKTCDLGARPNMKDASSTDIVVHNGEALSSFWLCGDLYRHDPKTLEPLGKADFGGRFPREGISAHPKIDEVTGEMLFFNYSTEAPYMHYGVVDADGALAHYVDVPLPGPRMPHDMAFTENYAILNDCPMFWEPELLKKGHHVSAYHPDLPTRFGVVPRRGSADEIRWFEAAPTYVLHWINAYEDGDEIVLDGFFQENPSPAREPGATPQETMLRFLDLHTMGAYAHRWRFDLRTGECREERLSDRIMEFGMINGRYGGRRNRYSYNALPAKGWFGFEGLVKQDLETGHEDVVQLPEGVYASETVMAPRIGSTAEDDGYLVTFTMDVNRDRSECLVLDAANPTDGPVARIALPERISCGTHAFWHASAG from the coding sequence ATGAAGACCGAGATCCACGAACGATTCGAATCGAACCTGCCCGCGGACGACGACCATCCCTACCGGACCGGCGCCTGGCGCCCGCAGACGACGGAGTACGATGCCTGGGACCTCGAGGTCGAAGGCGAGATCCCGCGCGACCTCGCCGGCGTCTATCTACGCAACACCGAGAACCCGCTGCTCACGCCGATCGAGCGCTACCACCCCTTCGACGGGGACGGGATGCTCCACGGGGTCGCCTTCGCGGACGGAGAGGCCGTCTACCGCAACCGCTTCGTCCGGACCGACGGGTTTCGCGCGGAGCGGGAAGCGGGCGAATCGCTCTTCGCCGGCGCCGCGGAGAACCCGAAGCTCGCCCGGAAGACCTGCGACCTCGGGGCGCGGCCCAACATGAAGGACGCCTCGAGCACCGACATCGTCGTGCACAACGGCGAGGCCCTCTCGAGCTTCTGGCTCTGCGGCGATCTCTATCGCCACGACCCGAAGACCCTGGAGCCCCTCGGCAAGGCCGACTTCGGCGGACGCTTTCCGCGGGAGGGCATCTCCGCCCATCCGAAGATCGACGAAGTGACGGGCGAGATGCTCTTCTTCAACTACTCGACCGAGGCGCCCTACATGCACTACGGCGTCGTCGACGCCGACGGCGCGCTCGCCCACTACGTCGACGTGCCGCTTCCGGGGCCGCGCATGCCCCACGACATGGCCTTCACCGAGAACTACGCGATCCTGAACGACTGCCCGATGTTCTGGGAGCCGGAGCTCCTGAAGAAGGGCCATCACGTCTCGGCCTACCATCCGGACCTGCCGACGCGCTTCGGCGTGGTCCCCCGGCGCGGAAGTGCGGACGAGATCCGCTGGTTCGAAGCGGCGCCGACCTATGTGCTGCACTGGATCAACGCATACGAGGATGGCGACGAGATCGTGCTCGACGGGTTCTTCCAGGAGAACCCGTCCCCGGCGCGCGAGCCCGGGGCGACGCCGCAGGAGACGATGCTCCGATTCCTCGACCTGCACACGATGGGCGCCTACGCCCACCGCTGGCGCTTCGATCTCCGGACCGGCGAATGCCGGGAGGAGCGGCTCAGCGACCGGATCATGGAGTTCGGCATGATCAACGGGCGCTATGGCGGGCGACGCAACCGCTACAGCTACAACGCGCTGCCGGCGAAGGGCTGGTTCGGCTTCGAGGGGCTCGTCAAACAGGATCTCGAGACCGGCCACGAGGACGTGGTCCAGCTCCCGGAAGGGGTCTACGCGAGCGAGACCGTGATGGCCCCGCGGATCGGCTCGACGGCGGAGGACGACGGCTACCTCGTGACCTTCACGATGGACGTCAACCGGGATCGCTCCGAGTGCCTCGTGCTCGATGCGGCGAATCCGACCGACGGCCCGGTCGCCCGGATCGCGTTGCCCGAGCGGATCTCCTGCGGCACCCACGCGTTCTGGCACGCGTCCGCCGGCTGA
- a CDS encoding transglutaminase family protein — protein MAESVPVWPTPESADLGRYLEDTITIDWQSPRLMEKAGAVLEGRDGAEARLEALFCFVRDEVPHAFDVQPEKATCSASEVLREGQGMCYAKSHLLAGMLRYAGFPTGFCYARLASEGQRSGFVLHGFNAVYWSPAESWLFLDASGRAGTPEATVRFAPPWGLPFEVDPAAGESFVPDIFRRPPKRIIDLLERAPDFAAVSRNLPDAL, from the coding sequence ATGGCTGAGTCCGTGCCGGTCTGGCCGACTCCGGAGAGCGCCGATCTCGGTCGCTACCTGGAGGACACGATCACGATCGACTGGCAGTCGCCCCGCTTGATGGAGAAGGCCGGGGCCGTGCTCGAAGGGCGCGACGGCGCCGAGGCACGACTCGAAGCACTCTTCTGCTTCGTCCGCGACGAGGTCCCGCACGCCTTCGACGTGCAGCCCGAGAAGGCGACTTGCAGCGCGAGCGAGGTCCTCCGGGAGGGGCAGGGCATGTGTTATGCCAAGAGTCACCTGCTCGCCGGGATGCTGCGGTACGCCGGGTTTCCGACGGGCTTCTGCTACGCGCGACTCGCGAGCGAGGGCCAGCGGAGCGGCTTCGTCCTTCACGGGTTCAACGCGGTCTACTGGTCGCCGGCGGAGTCCTGGCTCTTCCTGGACGCCAGCGGTCGGGCAGGGACGCCCGAGGCGACGGTCCGCTTCGCGCCACCGTGGGGGCTCCCCTTCGAGGTCGATCCCGCCGCGGGCGAGTCCTTCGTCCCCGACATCTTCCGTCGGCCGCCGAAGCGCATCATCGACCTGCTCGAACGCGCCCCGGACTTCGCTGCGGTCTCGCGCAACCTTCCCGACGCGCTCTGA
- a CDS encoding PEP-CTERM sorting domain-containing protein: protein MLRTFLLFSFATLLCLPGFASASSFPSLDGPFRFSLGTSDFEASGIEFEFSAVRSFDFQLDFGGPLQAGRKYRNEDLLEVRYRVSGRLETNPPTPSGFPAFALIRDESGEGPISAAEWVAQSSFLEFRIAPDADLLDGVQLSELAPLGKLDRILEIYAVEVGRLDRARYHPPQLQLFADGTGLLRNANNTSKDTGTVNPATGEEVDVDFGEEYITRLTFDPSRITVIHAPIGNPPPVPEPGTALLLGLGLVSLAAHRRP from the coding sequence ATGCTGCGCACGTTCCTGCTCTTCTCCTTCGCGACGCTTCTCTGCCTTCCCGGATTCGCCTCGGCCTCTTCCTTCCCGTCGCTCGACGGCCCCTTCCGATTCTCCCTCGGGACGTCCGACTTCGAGGCGAGCGGGATCGAGTTCGAGTTCAGCGCGGTCCGCAGCTTCGACTTCCAGCTGGACTTCGGCGGGCCTCTCCAGGCCGGCCGGAAGTACAGGAACGAGGATCTCCTCGAGGTGCGCTACCGCGTTTCGGGTCGGCTCGAGACGAACCCGCCCACGCCCTCCGGCTTCCCCGCCTTCGCGCTGATCCGGGACGAGAGCGGGGAGGGGCCGATCTCGGCGGCGGAGTGGGTTGCCCAGAGCAGCTTCCTCGAGTTCCGGATCGCGCCCGATGCGGATCTCCTCGACGGCGTGCAGCTGTCCGAGCTCGCGCCCCTCGGCAAGCTCGACCGCATCCTCGAGATCTACGCCGTCGAAGTGGGGCGACTCGATCGTGCCCGCTACCACCCGCCGCAGCTCCAGCTCTTCGCCGACGGAACGGGCCTGCTGCGCAACGCCAACAACACCAGCAAGGACACCGGGACCGTGAACCCCGCGACCGGCGAAGAGGTCGACGTCGACTTCGGCGAGGAGTACATCACGCGGCTCACCTTCGACCCGTCGCGGATCACGGTGATCCACGCCCCGATCGGGAACCCGCCGCCGGTCCCCGAGCCGGGAACGGCACTGCTGCTCGGGCTGGGGCTGGTCTCCCTGGCGGCGCATCGGCGCCCGTAA
- a CDS encoding acetyl-CoA acetyltransferase, with product MAIRVLGGIQTDFARNWTREGLDISDLVRSVIEATLDRAAIEPAQIESLHVGNAFGQLYTGQGHLGAMPATVVPELWGKPAMRHEAACASGSIATLTAMAEIESGRYDCVLVLGAELEKTMPGAEAARVQEAAAWVGRETDVEEAIWASMFDRVAAEYDARYGLDEKHLRAIGEINLTNAKANPNAQTRGWALGPESFAADDEANPKVAGRLRRNDCCQITDGGAGVVLVSERWLAEQGRLADGAVLAGWGHQTVGLSNESKLDRSRGETFVMPHVRTAITDAWRRAGIEGPEALDAIETHDCMTPSEYMAIDHFGLTAPGQSWQAVENGDLLREGGTTPVNPSGGLIGGGHPVGATGIRMLVDAANQVSGTAGDTQVEGASRVQTLNIGGSTATTVSFVVERPGAGS from the coding sequence ATGGCCATTCGGGTACTCGGTGGGATCCAGACGGACTTCGCCCGCAACTGGACGCGAGAGGGGCTCGACATCAGCGACCTCGTTCGCAGCGTGATCGAGGCCACCCTCGACCGCGCGGCGATCGAGCCGGCGCAGATCGAGAGCCTCCACGTCGGCAACGCCTTCGGGCAGCTCTACACGGGACAGGGGCATCTCGGTGCGATGCCTGCGACGGTCGTGCCGGAGCTCTGGGGCAAGCCCGCGATGCGCCACGAGGCGGCCTGTGCCTCGGGATCGATCGCGACGCTGACGGCGATGGCCGAGATCGAGAGCGGGCGGTACGACTGCGTGCTCGTGCTCGGCGCGGAGCTCGAGAAGACGATGCCCGGCGCGGAGGCGGCCCGGGTCCAGGAGGCGGCGGCCTGGGTCGGACGCGAGACCGACGTCGAGGAGGCGATCTGGGCGTCGATGTTCGATCGCGTCGCGGCGGAGTACGACGCGCGCTACGGACTCGACGAGAAACACCTCCGCGCGATCGGCGAGATCAACCTCACGAACGCGAAGGCCAACCCGAACGCCCAGACCCGGGGCTGGGCGCTCGGCCCCGAGAGCTTCGCGGCCGACGACGAAGCCAATCCGAAAGTCGCCGGGCGACTTCGCCGCAACGACTGCTGCCAGATCACCGACGGCGGCGCCGGAGTCGTGCTCGTCTCGGAGCGTTGGCTGGCCGAACAGGGGCGGCTCGCGGACGGGGCCGTCCTCGCAGGTTGGGGCCACCAGACCGTCGGGCTCTCGAACGAGTCGAAGCTCGACCGCAGCCGCGGCGAGACCTTCGTGATGCCCCACGTGCGGACGGCGATCACCGACGCCTGGCGTCGCGCCGGGATCGAAGGTCCCGAGGCCCTCGACGCGATCGAGACCCACGACTGCATGACCCCGAGCGAGTACATGGCGATCGACCACTTCGGTCTGACGGCGCCGGGCCAGAGCTGGCAGGCCGTCGAGAACGGGGACCTGCTCCGGGAAGGCGGGACGACGCCGGTCAATCCGAGCGGCGGGCTGATCGGCGGCGGTCACCCGGTCGGCGCCACCGGCATCCGCATGCTGGTCGACGCGGCGAACCAGGTGAGCGGGACCGCGGGCGACACGCAGGTCGAGGGCGCGTCGCGGGTGCAGACGCTCAACATCGGCGGGAGCACGGCGACGACGGTCAGCTTCGTCGTCGAGCGACCCGGGGCAGGGAGCTGA
- a CDS encoding DUF3604 domain-containing protein, whose translation MQSRVERSGTKKGWAVGSLVAGIALVGAASLASAENETRYSPHADRSIPDEVFFGDTHLHTTSSPDAYLFGVKLSPDDAYRFAKGERVTSTHGLPVRLIEPLDFLVVSDHMEYLGLMPRLFGGDERVLATEYGRMLYDQSKEGDDGFYRAAMILIGDLSMNERKMRVPELESSIWREVAETADRHDEPGRFTAFTGYEWTSMIEGDNLHRVVVYRGDASTTTRLLPVSSLDSPDPEDLWAFMARYEAETGDRILAIPHNGNLSNGRMFETKRVDGSAFDAAYAKERIRWEPIVEVTQIKGDGETHPFLSPNDEFADYETWDAGNLGGTAVKQDAMLAGEYARSALRLGLEVEAETGVNPYRFGMIGSTDSHTALATSREENYFGKHSGMEPTPTRMTDALAKVGDNAVFGWQQVASGLAAVWAEENSRAALFDAMQRKETYATTGTRMRVRLFAGFDFEAADLARPDWAMHGYASGVPMGGDLSRASWFAKPGFLVRAWRDPRGANLDRIQIVKGWLGDDGESRERVYDVALAGGRGVDEDGNAPPVGNTVDLATASYSNTIGAAMLETFWEDPDFDRDQRAFYYVRVLEIPTPRWSTIDAKVFGAEVPDGVDRTTQERAYTSPVWYRPEKKP comes from the coding sequence ATGCAGAGCCGGGTCGAGCGGAGCGGGACGAAGAAGGGGTGGGCCGTCGGGTCGCTCGTCGCGGGCATCGCCCTCGTCGGAGCGGCCTCGCTCGCTTCCGCCGAGAACGAGACGCGCTACTCGCCTCACGCGGATCGGTCGATTCCGGACGAGGTCTTCTTCGGCGACACGCACCTCCATACGACGAGCTCCCCCGACGCGTATCTGTTCGGCGTGAAGCTCTCGCCGGACGATGCCTATCGCTTCGCGAAGGGCGAGCGCGTGACCTCGACCCACGGCCTTCCGGTCCGCCTGATCGAGCCCCTCGACTTCCTCGTCGTCTCCGATCACATGGAGTACCTCGGCCTGATGCCGCGGCTCTTCGGCGGCGACGAGCGCGTCCTCGCGACCGAGTACGGGCGGATGCTCTACGACCAGTCGAAGGAGGGGGACGACGGCTTCTATCGGGCGGCGATGATCCTGATCGGCGACCTGTCGATGAACGAGCGGAAGATGCGGGTGCCGGAGCTCGAGTCGTCGATCTGGCGCGAGGTGGCGGAGACGGCGGATCGCCACGACGAGCCCGGCCGCTTCACCGCCTTCACCGGCTACGAATGGACCTCGATGATCGAAGGGGACAACCTCCATCGCGTGGTCGTCTATCGCGGCGATGCCAGCACGACGACACGGCTGCTTCCGGTCTCGAGTCTCGACAGCCCCGACCCGGAAGATCTCTGGGCGTTCATGGCCCGCTACGAAGCGGAGACGGGCGACCGGATCCTCGCCATCCCGCACAACGGGAACCTCAGCAACGGCCGGATGTTCGAGACGAAGCGCGTCGACGGGAGCGCCTTCGACGCGGCCTACGCGAAGGAGCGCATCCGCTGGGAGCCGATCGTCGAGGTGACGCAGATCAAGGGCGACGGCGAGACCCATCCCTTTCTGAGCCCGAACGACGAGTTTGCGGACTACGAGACCTGGGACGCAGGAAATCTCGGCGGGACCGCCGTCAAGCAGGACGCGATGCTCGCGGGCGAGTATGCGCGATCGGCCCTTCGTCTCGGACTCGAGGTCGAGGCGGAGACCGGCGTGAATCCGTACCGCTTCGGCATGATCGGCTCGACCGACAGCCACACGGCCCTCGCGACCTCGCGCGAGGAGAACTATTTCGGCAAGCACTCCGGGATGGAGCCCACGCCTACGCGCATGACCGACGCGCTGGCGAAGGTCGGGGACAACGCGGTCTTCGGTTGGCAGCAGGTCGCCAGCGGACTCGCCGCGGTCTGGGCGGAGGAGAACAGCCGGGCGGCGCTCTTCGATGCAATGCAGCGGAAGGAGACCTATGCGACGACCGGCACGCGGATGCGCGTCCGCCTCTTCGCGGGCTTCGACTTCGAGGCGGCGGATCTCGCGCGTCCGGACTGGGCGATGCACGGGTACGCGTCGGGCGTCCCGATGGGCGGCGACCTGTCCCGCGCTTCCTGGTTCGCGAAGCCCGGGTTCCTCGTTCGCGCCTGGCGCGACCCGCGTGGCGCGAACCTCGACCGCATCCAGATCGTGAAGGGTTGGCTGGGCGACGACGGCGAGAGCCGGGAACGCGTCTACGACGTGGCGCTCGCAGGCGGGCGCGGGGTCGACGAGGACGGGAATGCGCCGCCGGTCGGGAATACGGTCGACCTGGCGACGGCGAGCTATTCGAATACGATCGGCGCCGCGATGCTCGAGACCTTCTGGGAAGACCCCGACTTCGATCGCGACCAGCGCGCGTTCTACTACGTGCGGGTGCTCGAGATTCCGACGCCGCGCTGGTCGACGATCGACGCGAAGGTGTTCGGCGCCGAGGTCCCGGACGGCGTCGACCGCACGACCCAGGAACGCGCCTACACCTCGCCGGTCTGGTACCGCCCAGAGAAGAAGCCGTGA
- a CDS encoding helix-turn-helix domain-containing protein, giving the protein MDRVSDIAGASDAAHDAALIAEVLSDALPSERCYRLLAARDARFDGRFFVGVTTTGIFCRPICPAPTPKARNCTFWRSAAAAQAAGFRPCLRCRPEAAPGTPAWRGTAATVSRALRLIEDGALDGDGSVERLAERLGIGDRHLRRLFDQHLGTTPVAVARIRRVLFAKQLLDETRLPMTEVALAAGFASQRRFNACIREVYGQAPSALRRARARPTEGAGPLRLSLPYRPPLAWDALTRFLSGRAIPGVERVEGAIYERAMRVGDGIARVRVEPDPGRSRLSVDVHLEGTTALFDVARRLRRLFDLDADAVAIDAALGRLRTLAKHVRAVPGVRVPGAVDGFETAVRAVLGQQVSVKGATTIAGRIVDRYGEGLPERLAGGEGIRALFPTAGALVDAPLEEVGLTRARADTIRGLAQTVLERPALLDPASDLEQAIAAWEALRGIGPWTAHYVAMRVLGEPDALPVGDLGLRKALASRGAEEPVSPAWVGKRLEVCRPYRAYAAMRLWDRLGD; this is encoded by the coding sequence ATGGATCGGGTCTCCGATATCGCCGGCGCCTCGGATGCAGCCCATGATGCGGCGCTGATCGCCGAGGTCCTGTCCGACGCGCTGCCGAGCGAGCGCTGCTACCGGCTGCTGGCGGCGCGGGACGCACGCTTCGACGGGCGCTTCTTCGTGGGCGTCACGACGACCGGCATCTTCTGTCGACCGATCTGCCCCGCGCCGACGCCCAAGGCGCGCAACTGCACGTTCTGGCGGAGCGCGGCGGCGGCGCAGGCGGCGGGCTTCCGACCCTGTCTCCGCTGCCGCCCCGAGGCGGCGCCCGGCACCCCGGCCTGGCGCGGGACCGCGGCGACGGTCAGTCGTGCCCTGCGCCTGATCGAGGACGGGGCGCTCGACGGCGACGGCTCGGTGGAGCGGCTGGCCGAGCGGCTCGGGATCGGTGACCGCCATCTGCGCAGACTCTTCGACCAACACCTCGGGACGACGCCGGTCGCCGTCGCCCGGATCCGCCGGGTGCTCTTCGCCAAGCAGCTCCTCGACGAGACGCGACTGCCGATGACCGAGGTCGCACTCGCCGCCGGCTTCGCGAGCCAGCGTCGCTTCAACGCGTGCATCCGCGAGGTCTACGGGCAGGCGCCGAGCGCCTTGCGGCGCGCCCGCGCGCGTCCGACGGAGGGGGCGGGGCCGCTTCGACTGAGCCTGCCGTACCGGCCGCCCCTCGCCTGGGACGCGCTCACGCGCTTCCTGTCCGGTCGCGCGATCCCCGGCGTCGAACGGGTCGAGGGGGCGATCTATGAGCGCGCGATGCGCGTGGGCGACGGCATCGCGCGGGTCCGGGTCGAGCCGGACCCCGGCCGGTCGCGCTTGTCGGTCGACGTCCACCTCGAGGGCACGACGGCGCTCTTCGACGTCGCGCGCCGCCTGCGACGGCTCTTCGATCTCGACGCGGATGCCGTCGCGATCGACGCCGCGCTCGGACGCCTGCGGACGCTGGCGAAGCACGTGCGCGCCGTGCCGGGCGTGCGCGTTCCGGGGGCGGTCGATGGCTTCGAGACCGCGGTGCGCGCGGTGCTCGGGCAACAGGTCAGCGTGAAGGGCGCGACCACGATCGCCGGCCGGATCGTGGACCGCTACGGCGAAGGGCTGCCGGAACGCCTCGCCGGCGGCGAGGGGATCCGTGCGCTCTTTCCGACGGCGGGCGCCCTCGTCGACGCCCCCCTCGAAGAGGTCGGCCTGACCCGGGCCCGCGCGGACACGATCCGCGGCCTGGCGCAGACCGTGCTCGAGCGGCCGGCGCTCCTGGATCCCGCCTCGGACCTCGAGCAGGCGATCGCCGCCTGGGAAGCGCTTCGTGGGATCGGGCCCTGGACGGCGCACTACGTCGCGATGCGCGTACTCGGGGAGCCGGATGCGCTGCCGGTCGGTGATCTCGGTCTGCGCAAGGCGCTCGCGTCGAGAGGCGCCGAGGAACCGGTGTCGCCGGCATGGGTCGGGAAACGACTCGAAGTGTGCCGGCCCTACCGCGCGTACGCGGCGATGCGCCTCTGGGACCGGCTCGGCGACTGA
- a CDS encoding FkbM family methyltransferase: protein MGEARTTVAEWRADLEVHAASVYSQGGEDGVLLRLFERIGVQHRAFVEFGAWDGLHLSNTANLRLHHGWSGLLMEGSDRADGERVRRERVDAENVEALFDRYDVPEGVDLLSIDIDGNDYWVWNALRRYRPRVVIVEYNVFFLPETAKTIAYDAAHEWDKERYGLYHGASLAAFHKLATEKGYVLAWTEPYAPNAIFVRDDAWPADVERPGLADWTRWDWPEDGYREPPPPPGGRWVSV from the coding sequence ATGGGCGAGGCGCGGACGACGGTGGCGGAATGGCGAGCGGATCTCGAGGTCCATGCCGCGTCGGTGTACTCGCAGGGGGGCGAGGACGGGGTCCTGCTTCGGCTCTTCGAGCGGATCGGCGTCCAGCATCGCGCCTTCGTCGAGTTCGGGGCCTGGGACGGACTCCACCTCTCGAACACGGCGAACCTGCGCCTCCACCACGGCTGGTCGGGCCTGCTCATGGAGGGCAGTGATCGCGCCGACGGCGAGCGGGTCCGCCGCGAGCGGGTCGATGCGGAGAACGTCGAGGCGCTCTTCGATCGCTACGACGTGCCCGAGGGCGTCGACCTGCTGTCGATCGACATCGACGGCAACGACTACTGGGTCTGGAATGCCCTGCGTCGCTACCGGCCTCGGGTGGTGATCGTCGAATACAACGTCTTCTTCCTGCCCGAGACCGCGAAGACGATCGCCTACGACGCGGCCCACGAGTGGGACAAGGAGCGCTACGGCCTCTACCACGGGGCGAGCCTGGCGGCGTTCCACAAGCTCGCCACGGAGAAGGGCTACGTCCTCGCCTGGACCGAGCCCTACGCGCCGAACGCGATCTTCGTCCGCGACGACGCGTGGCCCGCGGACGTCGAGCGACCCGGACTCGCGGACTGGACGCGCTGGGACTGGCCCGAGGACGGCTACCGGGAGCCGCCCCCGCCGCCGGGCGGGCGCTGGGTCAGCGTCTAG
- a CDS encoding rhomboid family intramembrane serine protease, with product MAALEDDAEPGAGRALTHAATPSKREAEDWALVLVAEGFRPVARRTEAGWRIEIEAERLAAADGILTAWKAERAERRRPPPPEPDAATRPHQLALAYAMALGMVGFHVFLERTGRHAAYVEAGDSQAALVLAGELHRALTALTLHSDLTHVAGNALFGGFFLAALAGRLGIGCALLAFLVSGTAGNLANALWYGHAHSSVGASTGVFGLVGVLAGLAAWRRHQGWAGRRGAWVPLGAGLAIVAMLGGPGHRVDFSAHLFGLAAGALAGLAISLPLARRPRPETPTQIAAFLASVLLVGGAWRLA from the coding sequence ATGGCCGCCCTCGAAGACGATGCAGAGCCCGGCGCGGGTCGCGCCCTCACCCACGCCGCCACCCCGAGCAAGCGGGAAGCCGAGGATTGGGCCCTCGTCCTGGTCGCCGAGGGATTCCGGCCGGTGGCGCGACGGACCGAAGCGGGCTGGCGGATCGAAATCGAGGCGGAGCGTCTCGCCGCGGCCGACGGGATCCTGACCGCGTGGAAGGCGGAGCGCGCCGAGCGAAGGAGACCGCCGCCGCCCGAACCGGATGCGGCGACCCGTCCCCACCAGCTCGCCCTGGCCTACGCGATGGCCCTCGGCATGGTCGGATTCCACGTCTTCCTCGAACGGACCGGCCGCCACGCGGCCTACGTCGAGGCCGGCGACAGTCAGGCCGCGCTGGTCCTCGCCGGCGAGCTCCACCGCGCGCTGACGGCGCTCACCCTGCACTCGGATCTGACCCACGTCGCGGGCAACGCGCTCTTCGGCGGCTTCTTCCTCGCCGCGCTCGCCGGGCGCCTCGGAATCGGCTGCGCGCTCCTCGCCTTCCTGGTCAGCGGGACGGCCGGAAACCTCGCGAACGCCCTCTGGTACGGCCATGCGCACAGCTCGGTCGGCGCCTCGACCGGCGTCTTCGGCCTCGTCGGGGTGCTCGCCGGTCTCGCGGCGTGGCGCCGTCACCAGGGATGGGCGGGGCGCCGCGGAGCGTGGGTGCCGCTCGGTGCGGGCCTCGCGATCGTGGCGATGCTCGGCGGCCCGGGCCACAGGGTCGACTTCTCGGCGCATCTCTTCGGGCTTGCCGCGGGTGCCCTCGCCGGACTCGCGATCTCGCTGCCGCTCGCGCGGCGCCCGCGACCGGAAACGCCGACCCAGATCGCGGCCTTCCTGGCGAGCGTCCTTCTCGTGGGCGGGGCCTGGCGACTCGCCTGA